The segment gaagcagttcgttaaagctttgccaactgaaggagactgtttcaagtatctcattttggcatttcccagcctgagatttgaaaaaataaagatttgatggtccacagatttggcagcttatcaaagatgaacaatttatcaagacaatgcccctgattcatcaagcagaatcggattatcggtcgcgcattcgtattagcgatccggaatcgtgcgcggtcgcgctattcagcaacggaaaaagctcgcgcacggagccgcgcttatccgacagctttttactgcctaataataataataatacctggcTTTTGCCTGTAGCATCTGGACAAGGGAAACTTTACCAGCAAGATCCTGGAAACAGACCCAAAacttatttttgttaaagcattCACATCACTTATTAAAATGGGGGCAGAAGGATTGATGTATTAGGAAGACTTCATAAGTTTGTTTTAACATACTATCAAACATTTGAATGGTGTTTCATTTTAAGACTTTGAAACTAGAACATTTcttaatgtaaaattaaatgattAGGATCAGTAAATAGAATAAATTCTaataggttaaataaaaaaaagtacaatgaaggatttataatgtttgtaaagcaaaaggaaaaaatttGTACACCACACTTTCCCTACGAAGAAACAGGAAATACAATAATCTTTAAATGTTGGCTTGTGGAAATTTGGGATGAACTACCCCCACTATATTTACTGTCAAATAAAAAGTatctaatataaaacatataagtTTAGACTTTGGAAAGTTAAGCAAATGGAGGTGCTCAAGTGTCCAAcatagagccctgacctcaaccttatTAAACAATGTTAGGAtgactttatttattcttttaattaacATCAGTACTTGACCTGAAAAATACTATTTTAGCCAAAGGGGCACACATTTTTCTAAGCAGCCTTTAAACTCTTCCAAAAATTCCCAGAAAATTTTAGAGATTGTAGcatttcaatacatttcatttgACTGAAGTTTTTGTTACTGAAAGGTTCCCTAAAGGTGTAAAGTTTTAATGTTAAAGCACTACAGTGGTTAAAAtaagttaaaacattaaaaaaggttaaatactATTCCTAAGTAAGTAAGATGTAAATGATATAATGAATATTCACAAAAGACCTGTGATCATCCAGTTGGGAAATTCATTAAAGTTTTGTTGCCAAGCCAAGGGACCAGAATTTCATATAAAAGAGCTTCTTCCTTGTTGTTTGCTAACATGAGTATAAAGAACAATAATCTATCAATCTTTTTCTCTTCCCTTAGAGTTTTGGATAAATGTTTGTGAACACTAAAAAATGTTGGACAGGTATTGACAAGTATTGTTGGACAAGTGATATTTTTCATTCTGAAAAAGGATATATTTGCAACTAACAAACTTTTTCCCTGGCTTATGAACATTTTTAGGATTTTCCTTTGTTGCATTAAAGGCTTTTAGGTGGGTAggatataattttgttttagttgcATTTTGGGggaaataatgatttatttatttaatatttaaaacagaaaaaatacacaaaaaatgataCTGTTCAAATAGTTAAACTgatagtatgatttttttaatgtgcctGTTGTTCTTTCTTTAtcacaaaatgtttgtattttgtgtaGAGCCACTACAAAAGTATGAGTTATTGGCATGAgcataaaactttataaataataattacattaattagAAACAATCTGTGATTTGTTGACTAATATGCAATATCTTGACATGGagttttttattggtattttttgttctttttctttttttggcaccACAATGCCAGAGAAATGATTGGTCTGGTATTGAAGGATGATCTTTTTTGGAAGTGACAATATACTTCATTCTTCATGTTCCTGTTAATAGTCCCACACTATGAGCAGTTAAAACAATAGGAAACCACTTACTTAGCATGAAGGACCAGAAACTTTATTACTTCAGTTATGTAGAAGAGTAGTATATGCCAAATCTAGGGAAATAGTGGTCTGTGGGAGATCCCAAATCTCCATGtccaatacttattttttaatcTATAGTAATATATACCTACAGTGGTATGGCCAATAAAGAAGAGCTAATGTCAGATAAGCAGGATAAAACTTTGGAaacactttcaatagtgaaggTCAGACAGTACCTCTGCTGGGGGGGCTCATGCACTGTAGTATCCATATTCCTCCTTTGAAGCCCTCTGCAGCACCTGCAAAAAGTCTAGCATCTTAATAATATTCACTAGTGTCAAAGATCCATTTGCCACAATTCTGGGGCAATCCCTGTCTATTGTTTGAGtggaataatgaataaataacaataaaataaaacaatttttatgaataaattactGTTTTTGAAACTGCTTTGCCTAAAAGCCCCACTCGTTCAACTGAATTGAAAAtcgttttttccttttaaaatgtgcatataCTCCAGGCATGGAAACATATTTGAAAGGATAAAGTTATATTAGTACCCTTTCACCAGCCCCCCCTTCCTCCCATCTCAATGATTAGTTCCAATTGGAGTCAGTTGTGACTTGAATTTCAACTTTCAACAAAAGTTCAACTTTTATCCAGAACACTGGTCCTTAGAAGTATACAGGCTATGCTGACATCAATCCTGTGACAATCCTTGATTTAGATTTCATGTTAGGATTAATGACCATAAGGAGTTTGTGGCTGCAGAAACTGTAAAATTTCTGCCAACAATTATCTCTAGTAAACATTGTAAATGTGTACCAAACTCTGCAaactatatataacaataatatattttttttgaacaaacaCCAAGGTTCTCAATTTTCTTCATAATGAGATCCAATAGATCCAAGACATAAGGTATTGTGATCAAGTTTCCagcctttaaagtggaaccttcataaaaaaattgataaCATTTACCCTTACTTTCGTAGAGCCCTAAATCCTCTCAGAATCTGATTCCAGTAGGTCCCACCTCATcccagcttccttcttcttttcgccatgggtgccaccatcttcctcttccATCGTGTCCCTCCATTGTTCAGGTTCTTCTCCAAGTCAACCGATCTCGTACTGTGCAGGAGCGAGATTGAGCGAcgtttcttcctgaaaatgtaaaacaaaagtgctaatctcactgcgcatgcttgagattggcacTTTCTCCCTTATGAAAAGCTCCTTatgacacatgcctgatctcaggcaaGCATTGAAGCCTACTTGGATATTTGATGTATGTATCCACAGAGACTGCGGGATTTCCCTTAAATCCTAACAAATCTTAATAAAGGGTCTGCTGCTCTTTAAAAATACTGCTAACATTGTGAAATACCCATTAGAATTAATGGGTAtgtcataataaaaacataaaaactaagtATAACCAAGTGTTACTAAAAGTTCTTAGTTTGGGAAATTGTCAGATTGTGAACCTCTAAAATTCAAGGGAGGACATGCTGGGTAGGCTGGAAAAGTTTGAAAGTAAATCTTGCCATCCAAGTACCAGGTTTCAAACTCTTTCAGCTACTCATTGTGAATACAGAGCTAAGGATCTACATTGAACTCCCTGGATCTGGCTAATAAAGGAAATATGATCATGGCTTTAGAAGGTCTTTTATTTGATTGCTTTATGGAATTTTATAGACTGTGTACAAAAGACttgtttttatagatattttccataacaatattttttgttcctttaatgagaatttttaatgtaaatggtcAGTAACGTAAGGCTGAAAGCACTAAAAACCTACAGTTCAGTTTTTGGTAGATTCTACTGGGCTATAATACCTGACAGTCTTTTATCTCCATTAGGATCTCTATTGGCAAGATATCTACCCAGAGCTGCCAAGGTTTTACACAACTGCTGTGATCATTTTAAAACCTTTCAAGACTCATGGCATGGTAAATGGTGAACATGGTCACAATTTCAAACATATAGGAAGCCAGGTGCTGATACAGacaaattctatttaaaatataaattttggctttttctttaaataacaaaaaaatattactactGCTTTTTTTAACGGATAGATAAACTCCTTTCTGTTGTGGAAGAAGTCAACCAAAACTATCCAGgatattttttccttctttgatTATCTAATGTTCCATATCTTTAGCCAGTCTTTGTCTTTGTGTTTTCGTACAAAATTTAATATGTAAAATCTATGATattagaaaatgtgaaatatattaaaatctgaGGCACCCACTATGCTACATTATCACCTTGTGGTGGACAAAACCCtctaaaagaaaatttttttgcaaattttaaactttttattctgATAGATATGAATTGAAATTTATGGAAGAAGTCAACCAAACCTCTCCAAAAAGGTTCATCTTGCTTGGGTTATCCAACGTTCCATATCTCCAGCCAATCTGTTTCTTAGTGTTCTTTATAATCTACATAATCACAATGTCAGTAAATTTTCTTCTGATCATTGTGGTGAAGATCAACCCAAAGCTACAGACTCCGATGTACTTTTTCTTAGTGAACCTCTCTATTATTGACATTTGTTTCTCATCTACGACTGTTCCAAAAATTCTGATAAACACTCTGGTCATGGATAGAAGTATCTCCATGTTGGGATGTGAGGTGCAAATGTTCTTTCATGTAGGTTTAGGAGGAACAGAATGTCTTATTCTAGCCATTATGGCTTACGACAGGTTTGCCGCTATCTGTAGACCATTGCATTACAACACCATCATGAACAAGACATTGTGTGCTAGTTTAACAACTTGTGCATGGGGTATTTCCTTCATAAATTCCATAGTTCATGTTTTCTTCACTTTCCAGCTGCCATTCTGTAGATCCCATCATGTCAACCACTTCTTCTGTGAGTTACCACCTTTTCTTCGAATGTCTTGCAGAGATACGTTCTTTAATGAGATTGGTATGTACATCTCTGCAGGGATCATTGCTATGTGTTCTTTCTGGTTGACCTTGATCTCATATATTCACATTATCTCTACCATCTTGAAGATCCGTTCCTCACAAGGAAGATACAAAGCTTTTTCTGTTTGTGCTTCTCATCTAATCGTGGTGACTCTCTATTACGTGACCGTCATGTCTATGTATCTGAAACCTCGCTCTATATACTCTccagaaaaagacaaaattgtGTCCATTCTTTATACAGCAGTGACACCAATGCTGAACCCTATAGTCTACAGTACAAGAAATACGgaagtaaaaaacacaattaaaagaaCACAAGCAATTTTCAAATTGTGAAAGCTTGTATCTGGTCTGAAGCAAAACTTGCAATAAGTAAAACTGCTACAAAAGTCTGAAGATTTGGACAGCATTACCCCTGCTTTAGTAGGGGTTGTTTCCTCAAGTCATACAGCTGACCCCATTAACTGAATGTGAAGGTTTAGACCCTGCTCTTTCTAGCACAGTAGTACCCATGTACCTGTAGTAATAGTCTTGTATTCAAAACATGTTTGGTGCATGATAAGTTTTacaatttaattgttttatttttttttttaaatcatttttattgacagAAAAGGGGGGGACAATACAATTTACGTCCATATCAGAAGATGATCATGAGTAACATACATCAAATTGTCTATACAACATCAGATTTTGAAGAAATGACCAACGAGTAAAAAAGATAAGGATTTAAAACAAATTGCAATAAATTAACTTacagtttttgtaatttttgtaaatgtttgataaaatacCAGCCTTTGGTTCAATAATGTCCATAGTAAATCAAGgcttttaaaagcaaaactaataTAGCATAACGATGAGGAATAACAAACTCCTTAGAGATAACCCCAAGGACTCAGGAACCTCAATACCAGCCTAGTGATGGAGAATGGATAAAAAGAATGATGTTAATAATAATCCAGAAAGAACAAGGATGAGAATGGGGAGAATTTGGGGGCCCTTGTCAAGGTATATAGTTAGATAAGGGTTTAGGAGTTATACTGGGAGGTATACCCATTCAGTGTGAGGTTAGCATCCTTTCATCATAACAGACTGAATGGCCGAAGAGTTCGACGACATCCTGGAGTTGAGTATCCATATGCTGGGTAGCCTCTGTTTTATCTATGACCATAAGGGACTGCAAATATTGGATAAGTTGTGGAAGTGAGGGTGGAGTGGGCTCCAACCACTGTTTAAGTATACTTTTCTTAGCCGCTTAGAAACATAGATGTTCAAACTTTGAAACCCCTATCTTCTGTCCGGATGCGCCCTGCAAACTATCTATCACATCTGTGTGAAATAAGGCCAGGTAGGGGGCGGCTGTCTAGCATATCCTGTGATCTTGGCCATGAATCTAAACACTGTGCCCCAAAAGGACATAATCTGAGAGCAGTCCCATAGCGCATGATCCAAGGAAGCCATTGGACCATGCCAGCAAACAGTTGGAAAGTAAATGTGATTTAGGGTTTGATGTTAAAAGCATAGTAAGCTCTATGCACAAGCTTAAATTGTATTTCCCTCCAATGTTCACCCACTATACATTTACGTACACAAGACCAACTTGATTCAAGTAGATCCACCGTATCAGATTAAGTGCATTGCAAGTAGGAGGCCCAGTGTTTAACAAATACCTGGGAGGAATCCTTATCCCCCAAACTAGCCATGAGCAATGGGTATACATGGCATATCGAGCGCTTGGAAGAGGCTCCTCCCCCAATAACCTAATAATTGGGGGGGGGCAGTACCAGACTTGACTGCCTACCTGGACCTCTAAAAAATGCTGACCTAATTTGTAGATAGTAGAAGTGGTGAGAGGGGATAGCAAACTTAGCCCGGAGAATATCAAAGGATAATAAGGTAACATCCTCATCCACCAAATGGCCTAGATTTGTCACACCCCTGCATTTCCAAAGCCCATAAGCTCTATACATAGAGCCCCGGGGAAAACCTGGGGTAGAACAGATGGGAGCTGTCATAGTAGCAGCCATGCCacagtggtacaattttttggtCTCCCTCTAGGCTAGAAGGGTAGCCCTAATAAGTAAATTGTGACGTATATTACTTGGTACAGCCGCATATGGGGTATTAGTCAGGCCCAGGAGGGACCATGGACGAACAAGTAACGATTCGAGTTTAACTGCTGTATAGTGTGATGTGCCATGCTACCAGCCTTTGACATaatttgaattgttttattgaGTTTCTTTAAGCCATGTCTTTGGCAGGAATGGGGGAACAAATTCCTTTAATTGAACAGATGTCATGCTTGCAATGACTGCTCAATAAAATACTCAGCACTGACAAAAAGTACAGCTTGAATAATTCACATCTGAATGTGAATTGGCTCCATGGCACAGCTGACCACATAGAAGGTTATGAAATCTATTAAACTAAACAAATTTTATCTAAGGTCTTTAAAATGAGACCCAAGATAGTAGGAtgccaatattaaaaaacagttgtCAGTTTAATCTACTTTGAACAAGTATTCCCcattgaataaatgtaatatataaacacCTAGGGACCCCAAATATTAAGGGCGCATGTTTGTGTGACTGACAGCAAACCTTTTGCCAATAACATTCCTTTATAGGTGGATAACCAGAATTCTATACCGGTAGTTCCAATCTTATAATGAGAGATTTTTGTTACAATGGCTATAGACAAAAGCTCCACTGctacaaaaaatgtgtatatatatatcattgttaaATAAAGGGCCAGTCCACCcattgttaatgttttattgtttggtaAATGATGAATGGTAAACCCCTTGACAATTTAATTACATCTTTATAGTATTGGCAAGATCCATGTGTTTAGTTTGTCTTTTGGAACTTTGAGATGTACAAAATGACGTAGTCAGGAGACTTTGTACCAATCATTATGATCAGGATCAACTCAAAGCTACTGATCCCCATGTATTTCTTTCATGAAAACTTCACTATTATTGATATCTGTTTCTTGTCCACCATTGTTCCCCATATTTCACAACAACAATTAAgtgataaatacaaatattttatttttggtatataaagtacaaatatttttaacctAATTTTAGGAGCAACAGAGAGTTCTGATCTAGCCATCATGGCATAAGACACGTTGGCTTCCATCTGTACCATCCATCTGACCGATGCTTTATAACAGCATCATCAACAAAGAGTTGTGATGAATGGAGTAAGGGCTTCATAAGCTCTTTCAAATTTGTAGCCTTTCCAACTCCCCAACTGAAAATCCCATTGTGTCCACCATGATAGTCCTACAAATCTTAGCAGAGACCCACCATATACTTTCATTCTGCTTGACTTTATTCTCCTATGTTTACATCATCTccattacattttaaatccattccatACCAAGAACTAAAGCTTTCGTTAATCCTGGTCATCCCTACATTAGAATCATTTTGTTTATGTATCTGAAATCCTGCTGTGTCCAAACTCTATACAACAATAACGCTAATGTTTACCATCTGCATTATGAAAAATTGGAAAGTCAAAAGTTcagttaaaacaaaataacattcatttgtataaagtaaaatgctccacatacatatactgtatatagcgGAGGGTATTGCACACTAGGAGAGTTAATAGATTTATACAACCAAGTATATTAGAATCAGGCCTTCATAGTAATAAAGAACTTTGTGCAAACATGGAAGTATGTAGATCAAACACATGGGTTGGGTGcagcccatcttttttaaattgtcacAAACTCGTGACACTAGACACTAGAAAAAGTTCCCCAGCACTCAATCCAGTTAATAAGAACACACACGACTAACAATAATCTTTTCTAAGCTGTTGAAAACAGAGATTCTTTTTGTGTAAATTTCCGAGGATATGTGGGATTGCCCCGGCGTGCTCAGGAACCCTAGCAAAGTGCCCTCCTAGCCCATACCTTTTCCTTTATAGATTTAGGGATGCCATTTTCTAGGCATCAAACAGGAGAAAATGTTTTGGCACTGATGTCgttaacatttaaatttaagttcagttaaagtaaaactccaagcagatgtaaaaaaaccatacataatttttattttacttgacttaactagtaactttttttttggtttgctacTTGTACACATTGTAGTTCCTGTACCCCAATATGATGGAAAATAAGAAGTGTCAACTTTAAAAATTGTAGAGCAGAAAAGTTTTACAACctagaattaaaaatatatttgcaaggaGATATTACAGATAATTAATATGCACAAAGGAACACAGACCATTCAGCtgggaaacaaatattttttgttatataaggAAGAACCTTTCATGCTTTTCATTGCTCTGTGCCCAGTGAATGCCATTTGTGCTGCCAATATTTTCTCCTACCCATTCAACTTCAATCAATTTGGTGaatgctaaaaacaaaatagggaaagttaagaagatacattttaaataagcaaaataattaaAGTCCATTATCATTTATCTGGAATATAATGTACATTTGCTGTAACTAAGCAAGGTAAGAAAGGCattaactataatataatatattatatatatatatatatatatatatatatatacacacacacacacacatatatataagaaaaacataTCACACATACATTCTCATTATTTACAGTGCCTataaattatatacttttttctgCAAGTGGAAGAGGTTAAagtttaaagttaatttaaaggCAATTTAATGATTTTCATCTTCTAGAAATTAGATTATTTTACAGGTGTTTTTAGGGGGAAAATAGCGGAATAATTGTTTTCACAGTTTTAACACATGTAACATCTAGGCCTGCAGAAGATAACAATTAgaccttttttttactgttcatttagtttagaagtaaaaacatttttcttatactgtgtatatttttatatagcatttctaagaaaatatgttaaatatttaaaaaaagagacgAGGGAACATCTGAAAAGTTTAACCAATAGCTCCAAATTTACTGGAGTAAAGACGACCTTCAGCAACTGTATGGATCTCTCAAATTTGACCCTAATCCTAAAGCAAACCTATATACCTTTATATTCAGGGCAAAGCTATGAGTTTTCTGTATTGACCACACACACCATCAGGTAACATCCTTCTTCAATTGTCCATGTCATTGCCTGTCTGGTCATGGGCTTTAAAATGACATGCTTTCCACTTAAAACATAACTTTAATGACATCTAACAAATTATCTAGCAAAACTAGTCAAACTAAAACTAGTCAAACTGGCTTATAGTGGAAATGCACAAATTCAGGTGGTCTATAAAGGGGTTTACAGACAGAAGAGCAGGTAATTGTAGATACCCATTCTGGCCTATAGGGCAGTTTGTTTTTTCAAGGATCACCAAATTTCTAAGTGCAGTAAAT is part of the Pyxicephalus adspersus chromosome 12, UCB_Pads_2.0, whole genome shotgun sequence genome and harbors:
- the LOC140342512 gene encoding olfactory receptor 5V1-like yields the protein MEEVNQTSPKRFILLGLSNVPYLQPICFLVFFIIYIITMSVNFLLIIVVKINPKLQTPMYFFLVNLSIIDICFSSTTVPKILINTLVMDRSISMLGCEVQMFFHVGLGGTECLILAIMAYDRFAAICRPLHYNTIMNKTLCASLTTCAWGISFINSIVHVFFTFQLPFCRSHHVNHFFCELPPFLRMSCRDTFFNEIGMYISAGIIAMCSFWLTLISYIHIISTILKIRSSQGRYKAFSVCASHLIVVTLYYVTVMSMYLKPRSIYSPEKDKIVSILYTAVTPMLNPIVYSTRNTEVKNTIKRTQAIFKL